The Arachis ipaensis cultivar K30076 chromosome B07, Araip1.1, whole genome shotgun sequence genomic interval TTTTTATCATACATCTGGCATGACCACTGCTTCTCGCGTAGGCCATACTCATCGGTGGCCTGCTCCCATTCCGATTCAAAGTCCTCTATCGCCATCTCCACGTACAACCATCTTCTAAACAGCCCACGTAAATCTGCATCCTTCACATTTGATGTGACATTCTTCTCCACATGCCATGCACACAAACGATGCGTCGACTCGGGGAGGACTTCAGAAACTACTTTTATCATAGCTTTGTCCCCGTCAGTCACCACTACAGACGGCTTCTTACTACACATGATCTCCATCAAATTCTCCAGCATCCACCGATAGGATGCCAGACTTTCATCAAGCAACAACCCGAACCCGAAGATAGTGGTCTGCTTATGATTGTTTGATCCAGAAAAATCACAATCGGTCTcttgtatttatttttcttgtaggTTGAATCGAACGCCAATACATCACCAAAGTATTGGTAATCGACTCAGTTAGATCCGTCCGCCCAAATCAGATTTGCGAGCCTGTTGTCACTAATCACATTATATTTTGCGATTGCCATGGGGTCTGATTCGGCTTTTCCCTCTAGATACACTAATGCAGAATTCGCATCACCATCAGTTATTTTAATATGCCGCCGTTTGTCAGCATAGTTATAGACATCCTTCTTCAGGAATCCCAACAACGAATAGCCACCGGCCATACCAGCCATGTACCCTACAATCTTAGACGTTGCAATACCATGCGCTTGCATCCCAACTATTTGACTCTTTGCTACTTCCGTTAACCCACGATGATTGGCAATCATGTGCACAATTCCTGCCGGTGTCAGCTCGTGATTGTGTTCGGTAACTAACTTCCTAACCTTCCAATACTTATCATTTTTATCTAAATAAACCAATAACATTGCCTTGTAGTTAGTTCTTGTCTCCGGTTTGTGTACCCTCGTTCTGTCAACCCTGTCGTAGTGTTTATGTTTCCTCAAGCCTTCCTTGTTACAAAAAAACCTATACCTAACCAAATTCCCCTTACAATCTTTTCCGGAGTCACCCTTTCGCACCCCAAATCCATGTAGTTTTCCAAACCCCCGATAGAACTCATATGTATTATCAATGCTGAACCATACCTTCTTCAGGATGTCATCCACACTCAGTCCGGCGAGGTCTTCCAACTCAGAACATTCATCCTCATATGCATCACTTTCACTCCCTCCACAATCAGCATCCTCCTCGCTCAGAGTCACCTCCATTGAAATACTCTacctaattaattattatatacctCAAGAAATTTCCCACATAATGAAAATTGAACACAACACATAGCCTTACGACAAAAATAAAACATCACTAAGCAATCAATCACCTCTTCCAAACACAGCCTTAGAACAAATAACTTTTACTATAAGCATTGATGACAAAATTGATTTCTggaacataaaaaaaaagttttgacaAGGTTCAAAATTTGAGCATTCGTGACAACAATTTTGACTcctgaaacaaaacaaaaaacagcATAACAACACCCAGAGTTGGACCATTGATCACAGAAAACTGATTTCTGGAAGAAAATAACCACAACAAAACTAGCAGAACAGCATTCACAGTTTGAGTGCCCATCACAAAAAAATTGACAAACACTCAACAAAACACTCAAAACAGATTTTTTTTCTCTTAGAAGAAGAAACCATGCCGCAAATAAGAAACCAATGTTCACCAATATCCAGCAATAATCTCGAAGACAAcactaaatacaaaaaaaatcatgtaGCAAGTAATCAAGAACAGGACCTAAATAGATAATCCAATAAATTAATTCGCAGCGCCCTAACAACTTAGCAAattacatcatcatcatccctaCAATTTAGCAAAGTTTCAACATAACAAGTTCACGCacagaaaatcacaacaaaagcaaaaaaattaaaatgaatcgacGAACAGCGACACAAGAACAATTAGCAAATCCACAAATTCACAAAAATAGTTGAAATTTACCAGAAGATACTAATGCCAGTGGAATCATCATGCTAACATAAGTTTTCTGTAAACATGCTATTTGTGCAGCTAAAATTTTCTAATTACTAAgatccaattattctaatttcacatgcaatcaacttacCAAGTTTCTAAAAGCTAGAAATTATAAAGCCATCCAGTGACATGGTTAAAGCActtcatcaaacatgttgagtgcagtaaaattaaaacaaaataagagaattcaCAGCTTAACATCAATGTGATACAGAAGAGAATATAACTACAGTATACTTTAATTCAGTCTATTGAAAAAAATCCAACCTACTACTGAATCAAAAACTTACTTATTAtaatagaaatcagaagttgcagagtttgaagcagaATATTCGTCTTGTCTGGGTGTATTGTCTGGTGGCGGGTGTTAGGGAACTCACCCAGGCGACAAAAGAGAGCAGTTTGACGGCCAGGTGGAGCGCTCAGTTAGGTCCCAGCATTGGCAGGAGAGAGGCGTCGCTTCTGGACGACTGGGAATGTGAACTCAAACCGTGAACAGAGACTGAATGTGAACGGTGAATGCCGGGTGAACGTCAGCGGCGGAGAACGGGCACGAAGACGACCTCTGAATGAAGACGCAAACGTGAACGGCAAACAGACACTGGCTGAAGTGCGCCTGAGAAGACAACGACGACGGAGGCCGAGCTCGAAGTAGCAGCTGTGATCGGTGACCGCGAAGACGGGCTGAATACTTCGATCACTAGGGAAGCTACATAGACAGACGACCGGCGAACTTTGAACTCAACGTAAGCTACGGCTAGAGTTTCAATTTGGTACTAATTTGCTTTACTTCATACAGGGGGTTGGGGGTAACTTCACAAGTGACGGAGGGTGTGGAAGATGCTGACGGGTTaggttctcttctttttttcttttgggtaTAAAATTTTTCCAGGCCCATTCAAATTTTTCACCTAATTGAGGCCCgaacataaaaaacaaaaaaacaattaTATTACATTATATTTAATTTCCAATTAATTAACTTACTGTTACTTCTTAATCTATTTGATAACAACCTCGATTCCAGCACCTCTACTGAATTGTGGGATCCTCTGCTGCACCAACTGCCTTTCACTGTAACACCTGCAGAAGCAATGAATGTTTGAACGGGATACGTGTTTCAACCACGTTGAGACATGCAAGATCCACACCTGTTAAAGAATCTTTCTTTCAGCACAGTAGCAGCTCCCTTTTTCTTATcactacttttaaaaaaattctttaaaaCATTTGCAATTGTATGACAACTTTTGTATAAAACCTTTTCCTTATCACTACTTTTTCATcttatttcatttaaaaattttagtGGCGTTATTTTGTCTCATTCAGGACTCAACAAATTTTAACAACTGAGTAACCTTTTTTCCTTAAAGTATATATGACAATTTTAGCATTTTGATATTGAATTCTTCTTAAAATCCATATTTTGGTAACAAAGTATCCATACATGGtccatttattttttcttttcaatagtCACATTCTCTATGTAAAAAAATTATGGCTTCTACATTTTCATCCgtcaatttttatctttttctctataaaatttacaattttttttatttaaaagaaaaccaCTAAAATTACAGTGGTGATGCTAATATCTTTATTCTTTACCTGCCGGCTGCATATGGGCACTGGCCAAGTCATTTCTCCAAAAGTACACATCCAAAATTTGTCATCATTACAATTCTTAACAAcctcaaaaaaaagaagaaaaaacaaagTCGCACCAAGTCTACTTTGTAATTTCGTGTGGAATCCGAAAAAAGCATATTGCAAGTGACAAGAATAATCATAGAAATTAAACAACAGTCAACACAGTAAAGTCTTCGAAATTTCATCTGCAACTCTCTAATCAATTCCCACTCAACTCCTTCTCTTTCATCCTTCAACTAACTCTTTGGAAAGTGGTATTTATTCAAACTTTTCTTGTTTAACTGTATGCTTACTATCATGTTGTTCAAGGCTACTAGTTTTTTATTTGATATGAATTTCATttcatttattttgaattttagttTAAGATAAAATCAAAGCATATGAAATTTGTTGATTTAGATAATTCCTTCTTTTCTCTTAACAAGATTTGATTCACAGTCTGAAGCAGCAGTTCACTTTAGAATTGTGAGCAAAATTGAAGAATTTGTTCATAGCAGATGGATTCGAATTCTCCAGAGGTTGTGCAAGTTAATTCAGGTTCACAAATGGATGTAGATtcacaagaacaagaagaagacatgcAAGTGGATTCAGATGAAGCCGTGCAACAAGCCAATTCAGAATCGCAAGAAGCGAAAACAGATATTGCTCTGATCATGCCAACACTCACTGCTTATATGAACGTGATAAGGACTAATAATTCCACGGTGATTGATGCGATTCACAACTACTTGGGACAATACCTTCAATCCGAAGAAATCGATGACTTGGACTTCATGGAACATATCTCAATCGATGCCTCCAACTTGGTGATCAACGCGATTCATCCAGATATGATTGATAACCTCCACAAAGAAGTTAAGATGATGCTCGAAGCAGGCTTTGACAGAGAATGTTGCAACGAGTACAGCAAATTTCGCACTAAGTGCTTAGGAAGCTACCTGTCATATATGAAGACTCTGCAGCCACAGCTTGAATTTGAGGAAAATGCTAAGAAGGGGACAAAGTTTTTTAATCATGAGATTAGGGAATGGACTAAAGTTTCAAATGTAATTGTGAGGGTTTTGCTTCCAAGTGAAAGAACACTCTGCCAGCGCGCTTTCTTGCGTTACACGGAAGCTAAGAATCTTGCTTTAATGGAGGTTTGTAGGCCGTTGCTGATTAGAATACTAGATTCCGCGGTTAAACATGCAGTTGAACTTGCTCGCTCCAATAAAATTGAATATTTTTCCAGGATTTCCAGAGTGTTCAAAGCATTTCATGACTTGATTCCGGAGATTGAGTCGCTGTTTCCCAGCCCTGAGCCACTTGGCGATTCGATAAGAAATGAAGTCATCAACACTAGAAAGAGGTTGGGGAAAGCAACTATGGACATTCTTGAGAGGCTAGAGGATTGGATTTACAAGGAGAATGAGATGGCGAGTTTTTATGGAGGGCTTTATCCGATAATCTCTTGGGATGTGATGAACTGCCTGGGGGAAATCTGCGAAGCTTGGACTGTAATCGGCCTTGAGAAAGTTCTAGAAGAGATTCCAATGGTTTCTGATGGAGAAGGAACTgcttcttgttcttcattctctGTTCAGTTTGATAGGATAATAGAGATGTTAAATAGCCATGTGGAAATCGAATCTAAGAAATATACTGACCCTGCTGAGGGCTATATTTTCATGATGAATAGTCAGAGGTATATACAACAGAAGATAATTGAGTGTCAATCAAAAATGAGCACGATTTTGCTGATGATGAATGGCGCGATCGATGAGAATAATGCCAAGGCGAGACAGAATCTCGAAGATTATCGAGGAAGCTCGTGGGATGAGGTTATTGGGCTTTTGAAGCAGGGCGACGGAGACGAGCCAAATGAGGTGGAATCTATGAAAGAGAATCTCAAATTGTTCAATGTTCAGTTTAAGGAAATATGCAGGGTTCAGTCTACATGGTTTGTTCTTGATGACGAGCTAAGAAAGGAAATAAGAGAGACCATAGAGGAAATTTTGTTGCCAAGTTATGGAACCTTCATTGGTAAGTTTCAGAAAGTTCTTGGTTCTGATGCTGATAGGTACATTGAGTATTCAATGTATGACATTGATGCTCTACTCAATGATTTGTTTCGCGGAGGCAGTTGAGTTGTGTATCATGTTAGAAGCATCTGCATTGTGGAAAATGGTTACAATCTTATAGCAAAAGAATAGAGTTGAAGAGGTTGTGTAACTAGTATAATTAGGGTTAACGAAAATTTATTAGGGCCAAATAAGGCTTTCTTCTTTGTTTGGCACTCTGTTTGTTAAACCCTGTTGATCCAATTTAGTTGAAgaggtatatatataatataatcttTGGCATAGCAGTAAGAAGTGATGTCTCTGATAGTTATGATTATATAAATTCACAAATTAGGTGATAATAAGTTAATAACTAATAATCATAGATAATTTGATAAGGGGCATACTGCATATAATTTATATCGTTCACTTAAATCATATTCCCATTGAGACACTGCTTCCTTgcttttgaaaaaataataaaaaaatcctGACATATCACAAGAACATGGTTCAGTGGGCAGTTTGAAAAAACCAtaccagagaaagggaaaaggatcGCGATAATCCGAGAGGCATGTGCTCAATTTACAGTGTCATCCCTAAAAATGCTGCACTGAGAAGCAAAAGCAAATGGCTTGCATAAGAGTATATGATTATGAAGAGAATGAGAATATATCTCTGATTAGTATTACTTGTATATTATTATTTAAGTATTAAAGTTTCACCTCAACCTGGTTAAACGATCAATTTGAGAATCCTCAGCCCAAAACAGAACTCAATTGCACACCTAAATGAATgaaaagtttaaaaaattaattaaaaagaaaaacaaaaaagaaagaaagaataaaagatACTATTATACGAAATACAAAATGGACATCTcctatactatctagaataaccatcttCCCAAAAGTTTAAATTGATTTTGGAGTTCACCAAGAATTGAACCTTTGATTTTTCGGATCTAGCActttaataccatgtcatgataccattcATTCCAAAAGCTTCAGCTAATAAGAAAAGGTAACattaatagttatatctctaatactccctaaacctccattggcTCCTCGTATTTTCCTTTAAAATTATTATCTTATATATAAAAGAACAACGCATATAGTAAACAAATGGAACAacgaattaaaaaaataaaagtaaaattaattttaaaattaaaa includes:
- the LOC107608235 gene encoding exocyst complex component EXO70B1-like; its protein translation is MDSNSPEVVQVNSGSQMDVDSQEQEEDMQVDSDEAVQQANSESQEAKTDIALIMPTLTAYMNVIRTNNSTVIDAIHNYLGQYLQSEEIDDLDFMEHISIDASNLVINAIHPDMIDNLHKEVKMMLEAGFDRECCNEYSKFRTKCLGSYLSYMKTLQPQLEFEENAKKGTKFFNHEIREWTKVSNVIVRVLLPSERTLCQRAFLRYTEAKNLALMEVCRPLLIRILDSAVKHAVELARSNKIEYFSRISRVFKAFHDLIPEIESLFPSPEPLGDSIRNEVINTRKRLGKATMDILERLEDWIYKENEMASFYGGLYPIISWDVMNCLGEICEAWTVIGLEKVLEEIPMVSDGEGTASCSSFSVQFDRIIEMLNSHVEIESKKYTDPAEGYIFMMNSQRYIQQKIIECQSKMSTILLMMNGAIDENNAKARQNLEDYRGSSWDEVIGLLKQGDGDEPNEVESMKENLKLFNVQFKEICRVQSTWFVLDDELRKEIRETIEEILLPSYGTFIGKFQKVLGSDADRYIEYSMYDIDALLNDLFRGGS
- the LOC107607009 gene encoding protein FAR1-RELATED SEQUENCE 11-like, with translation MEVTLSEEDADCGGSESDAYEDECSELEDLAGLSVDDILKKVWFSIDNTYEFYRGFGKLHGFGVRKGDSGKDCKGNLVRYRFFCNKEGLRKHKHYDRVDRTRVHKPETRTNYKAMLLVYLDKNDKYWKVRKLVTEHNHELTPAGIVHMIANHRGLTEVAKSQIVGMQAHGIATSKIVGYMAGMAGGYSLLGFLKKDVYNYADKRRHIKITDGDANSALVYLEGKAESDPMAIAKYNVISDNRLANLIWADGSN